The Thermoplasma sp. Kam2015 genome includes a window with the following:
- a CDS encoding indolepyruvate ferredoxin oxidoreductase subunit alpha, whose protein sequence is MMPKSKFMIGNEAIAIAAVHAGVSVAAGYPGTPSTEIIENISRFSPDVYVEWSINEKIAFETAYGAAISGAYGLVAVKHVGLNVASDPLFSSSYTGINGALVIVSADDSSMWSSQNEQDNRYYGLHALIPVIEPYDVQSAYDFTLKAFEISRRFHHPVILRTTTRIGHVRSNVLYSDDREPVRGRMIKDPNTYVLAPENARNDRKNQLARWKEITDYVSSMSSLEKADGDLIIITGGISYSYVREVLDDARFNASVLRLDATVPVAEDPVLKAVKGKSKVLVVEENDPVIEMQVAEILAKHGILAEFHGKDLIPMEGEMTFEKLKTGLYEFLGVQYHAAEFQDEPLTPRPPALCPGCPHRSSFFDIKKGLSRISMQNTYFSGDIGCYTLGALPPFREQDSATNMGSSLGISNGVFRSTGQVPVAIIGDSTFFHSGMEGIANAVYNHTAEVIVVLDNRSTAMTGQQPSPSTAIDIAKVCSAMGIEYVETFDPFDADAGERSVQEAAEYVKNTGKPAVVIAKRACALEVLEKVSSDTLKAHVDQNKCTGCSICYDFFTCPSIVPLPNRKAMIDDSCIGCGACVEVCPFKAITVKGEKPVGWEEAWNA, encoded by the coding sequence ATGATGCCGAAATCAAAATTTATGATCGGCAATGAAGCCATAGCGATAGCTGCAGTTCATGCCGGCGTGAGCGTCGCAGCAGGTTATCCAGGGACACCCTCCACAGAGATTATAGAAAATATAAGCAGATTCAGTCCTGACGTTTATGTTGAATGGAGCATAAACGAAAAGATAGCGTTCGAAACCGCATATGGGGCCGCAATAAGTGGTGCTTATGGACTCGTGGCCGTCAAACATGTGGGCCTCAATGTAGCTTCAGATCCGCTATTCAGCTCTTCATATACTGGAATAAATGGTGCACTTGTTATAGTTTCAGCTGATGATTCATCCATGTGGTCATCTCAGAACGAACAGGATAACAGATACTATGGCTTACATGCACTCATACCCGTTATCGAACCTTATGATGTTCAAAGCGCTTACGATTTTACGCTAAAAGCATTCGAGATCAGTAGAAGATTCCATCATCCCGTCATTCTAAGAACGACTACAAGAATAGGTCATGTGAGATCGAATGTACTCTATTCCGATGATCGTGAGCCAGTACGTGGACGGATGATAAAGGATCCAAATACCTATGTACTTGCTCCGGAAAACGCAAGGAATGATAGAAAGAATCAACTTGCGAGATGGAAGGAGATAACGGATTATGTTTCCTCTATGAGCTCATTGGAGAAAGCCGATGGAGATTTGATCATTATAACTGGTGGCATATCATATTCCTATGTAAGAGAGGTGCTTGATGATGCTAGATTCAATGCAAGTGTTCTGCGCCTGGATGCAACTGTTCCAGTAGCTGAGGATCCTGTATTGAAGGCCGTAAAAGGCAAATCTAAGGTTTTGGTTGTTGAGGAAAACGATCCAGTGATTGAAATGCAGGTGGCGGAGATTCTGGCGAAACACGGTATCCTAGCAGAATTTCATGGTAAAGATCTCATACCTATGGAAGGTGAGATGACATTCGAGAAGCTTAAGACTGGACTGTACGAATTTTTAGGCGTACAATACCATGCTGCAGAATTTCAGGATGAGCCGCTAACTCCCAGGCCGCCAGCACTTTGCCCCGGCTGTCCTCATAGATCCAGCTTCTTCGATATAAAGAAGGGGCTCAGTAGGATCTCTATGCAGAATACCTATTTTTCCGGCGATATTGGCTGCTATACTTTGGGTGCGCTTCCTCCCTTCAGAGAACAGGATAGTGCAACAAACATGGGTTCAAGCCTTGGAATAAGTAATGGTGTCTTCAGATCTACCGGTCAGGTACCGGTGGCTATAATAGGCGATTCCACCTTCTTCCACAGTGGTATGGAGGGTATAGCAAATGCGGTATACAACCATACGGCAGAGGTTATTGTTGTTCTTGATAACAGATCCACAGCCATGACGGGTCAACAGCCCAGTCCATCAACTGCCATAGACATCGCAAAGGTCTGCAGTGCCATGGGTATCGAATACGTTGAAACATTCGATCCTTTCGATGCGGATGCAGGAGAAAGAAGCGTCCAGGAAGCTGCAGAATACGTAAAGAACACGGGTAAGCCTGCGGTCGTGATAGCTAAAAGGGCATGCGCCTTGGAGGTTCTTGAGAAGGTGAGTTCAGATACGCTTAAGGCGCATGTGGATCAGAATAAGTGCACTGGTTGCTCAATATGCTACGATTTCTTCACCTGTCCATCAATAGTTCCCTTGCCCAACAGAAAGGCCATGATCGATGATAGCTGTATAGGCTGCGGAGCCTGCGTGGAAGTGTGTCCGTTCAAGGCAATAACGGTTAAGGGCGAGAAACCTGTGGGATGGGAAGAGGCATGGAACGCATAA
- a CDS encoding indolepyruvate oxidoreductase subunit beta — MERINILIAGVGGQGIITMGKMIGNAAVNAGVKVLVAETHGLSQRGGSVQVHVRIGDVMAPLIERGSADYIVGLEASEALRNLSYASKDTIFIINNQTVKPVLPKVSAPDVDAVLDRLHGFRHYLIDGERIAIEAGNPKGSNAVLIGFMLGLGFFKIVDTSAFEKAMITDKNLKCLHAGYEEALKINHGEGSQRTLTH, encoded by the coding sequence ATGGAACGCATAAATATTCTAATTGCAGGAGTCGGTGGTCAGGGAATAATCACCATGGGTAAGATGATCGGAAATGCCGCAGTCAATGCTGGTGTTAAAGTCCTGGTCGCTGAAACACACGGTCTATCACAGAGGGGTGGATCTGTCCAGGTTCACGTTCGCATAGGAGATGTTATGGCACCTCTGATAGAGAGGGGATCTGCGGATTATATTGTTGGACTTGAAGCCAGCGAAGCCCTTAGGAATCTCTCATATGCCAGCAAGGATACGATCTTCATAATCAACAATCAGACAGTAAAACCTGTCCTACCAAAGGTCTCCGCACCGGATGTCGATGCTGTATTAGATAGACTCCATGGATTCCGCCATTATCTGATAGACGGTGAAAGGATAGCCATAGAAGCAGGAAATCCAAAGGGATCAAATGCGGTGTTAATAGGCTTCATGCTTGGTCTAGGTTTCTTCAAGATTGTGGATACCTCGGCATTCGAGAAGGCCATGATCACGGACAAGAATCTGAAATGCTTGCATGCTGGTTATGAGGAGGCCCTCAAAATTAACCATGGGGAAGGATCACAGAGAACCTTAACACATTGA
- the ribA gene encoding GTP cyclohydrolase II has translation MIELYSDARLPTEFGLFRIYTFVNDENKDHAVIVRGDPRGKEDVPVRIHSECLTGDVLGSLRCDCRDQLIQSLRYLGRQDYGMLIYLRQEGRGIGLLNKIKAYSLQDKGADTVEANLKLGLPVDSRDYSFASEVIKFFEIKSIYIMTNNPEKMKALIESGINVKGRIPIFSDPTPYDKFYLETKKIKLGHEIENI, from the coding sequence TTTGGCCTTTTTCGCATATACACATTTGTCAATGATGAAAACAAGGATCACGCCGTTATAGTAAGAGGGGATCCGAGAGGTAAGGAGGATGTTCCCGTCAGGATTCACTCAGAATGTCTGACGGGGGATGTTCTTGGGTCTCTCAGATGCGACTGCAGAGATCAGCTGATACAGTCTCTTCGATACCTTGGAAGGCAGGATTATGGTATGCTCATCTATCTGAGACAGGAGGGGAGGGGCATTGGGCTTCTGAATAAGATAAAGGCCTACAGCCTTCAGGACAAAGGAGCTGATACGGTGGAAGCTAACCTGAAACTGGGCCTTCCTGTTGATAGCAGAGATTATTCATTTGCCTCAGAGGTTATTAAGTTCTTCGAAATAAAATCGATCTATATAATGACAAATAACCCAGAAAAGATGAAGGCATTGATTGAAAGTGGCATAAACGTTAAGGGCAGAATACCGATCTTCAGCGATCCAACACCATACGACAAATTCTATCTTGAAACCAAGAAGATAAAATTGGGCCATGAGATTGAAAATATATAA